The sequence AGGGCCAGGGAACGGACCATTTCAGGAAAGCGTACATCATAACAGATAATCATACCCGCCCGATAACCGCCGATGGGAAACGTCACCGGACCTTCGGGGCCCGGCAAAAGGAACTTCTCTTCCTCCATCAGTCGAAAGAGATGCAATTTCCTGTATTGGGCCACCACGTCTCCTTGTGGAGAAAACACATAACTAGCATTATAATGACCGCCATCCTTCACCTCGGCGATGGATCCCCCCATCAGGGTAATCCCGTATTCCCTGGATTTTTGGCCCATCCATTCCACCAGTTCTCCCCGATCCGCAATCCGGTCCAGGCGGGTGAGGTCGTATCCGGCATTCCACATCTCCGGCAACGCCACCACATCCGGATGTTCCCGCTCTACCACCTGCGCCAGCTTTTTCGCTACCCGACGCTGGTTGACGGCCGGATCACCAAATGCGACATCCATCTGGATCAATGATATCCGCATCAATCACCCCTCCAATCCCGTAAAAAAAGTAATGGCACCGCAATCAAAAAAAGGCACCCTCGGAGCGTTGGATCCTCGCCCCTGTGTGCCCTCCATCTTACCGCAAGTATTCCGCCTTTTCCAACGTTGCCCGCCACCCGTTTATAAATTGCTGATTCGCCTGTCTTCGGCATTGGATGCGTACTTTGGAAAGAAGTACACCCAGCGCAGCAAAGACTTATATCGGGATTGAAGTTCCTCTCTGTATGTTTGGAAAGACTCTCCATGCAAATACAATAAGCTGAAACTGCTGAGAGAAAGAAAGCTGACCACCTCATGAACCTGGGGATGACGTTGCACCAAGCCCTGTTGATGGACACGTTCTTGCAACCACTGAGCTTCATGCCAAACGGACAATACCTTTTCATGAGCGACAGGTTCCTCCAACCGGAGAAGCGTTTGCACCGCGACATCAATGCGGGGCAAAATCTCCTTCAACTCCTGGTAACGATGGTCTTTCCAGGCCACGCACCATCCCACCTGACCTCCGAATTTGATGAAAATTCATGGAATTTAATCTGATTATAATCCAGCTTCTTCATGAAGAAACCTCGACTCTATTCGACCGCTTTCCCCACTCCTCGGCAAATTTCCTCTATTTTCGGCAAATTGACTGTGAAAAATTTAAGGAGATCGGCCAAGCCTCCCGCTGTCGGAACGCAACGACCCCCTTTATTTCATATTAAATTTTTCCCAATTAACTATAGGTATAATATATCATCTCTACTAAACCCCTTCAAGAAGATTTCTTGCAAGAAAACTCTTCTTTTCCACATTCACCAACCTGCTCGCTCAATGGATGGAGCGCTTGTTCCAAATCAGTCCAAATATCAGAAATATCCTCAATTCCCACAGACAGACGGATTAAATCATCGGTGATCCCCATCGCCGACCGTTCCTCTTCTGGCACAATTGCATGTGTCATGGAAGCGGGATGTTGAACCAATGTCGCCACATCTCCCAAGCTGACAGTCAACAGACACATCTTTAGCCGGTCTAAAAACAGACGGGCCCCTTCCAGCCCCCCACAAACCTGAAAACTGACCATCCCGCCGGGCAGATCCATTTGACGTTGGGCCAATCGGTATTGAGGATGGTTCGGCAATCCCGGATAATCCACCTTTTTCACCGCCGGGTGTGCCAAGAGAAGCCGGGCTATTTTTTCAGCATTGGCCACATGTCGTTCCATTCTCACTGCAAGCGTACGGATGCCCCGAAGTAGAAGCCATGCGTCAAACGGGGACAAAACGGCACCCACATCTTTGCGCAATTGGTCCCGGATCGGACCGATCAACTGAGAAGAACCGCACAGAACACCGCCGATCACATCCCCGTGTCCCCCGATGTATTTGGTGGCACTGTGCAACACCAAATCGGCTCCCCATTCCAAAGGCCGCTGCAGGATGGGGGTGGCAAACGTATTATCCACCACCACTTTTATTCCGCGTTCTTTCGCCCACAGGCATACCTCGTTCAAATCGATGATCTCCAACGTTGGATTCACGGGCGTTTCCAAATAGAGTACTTTCGTCTCGGGACGTACAGCCTTTTCCAAACGCTCCCGGGAGGGCCGATCCACAAAAGTGGTGCAGACATTCATCTTTTCTTTCATCCATCCCAACAACCCATGGGTACAGCCGTAAATCCCCCGGGAACAAAGGAGATGATCCCCATGGCCCAACAATCCCATCAAGGCACCGGAGACGGCTCCCATCCCCGAGGCAAAAGCAACCGCTGCTTCGGCCCCTTCCAGGTCCGCCACTTTCTCTTCCAACTGGGATACCGTGGGGTTCCCCAGGCGGGTGTAAACATACCCTTCCTCCTCCCCCGCAAACCGGCGTGCCCCCTCTTGCCAATCCCGGAATACAAAGGTGGATGTCTGCACCAATGGGGGAGCCAACGCTCCCGTTTGCTCACAAGGTTGGCTTGTTCCATGAATCAAACGGGTAGAACGATTTTGTGTATGACTCATCTAGTTCCTCTCCTTCTCTCTAATCTCATTTGTCTCCATCCGGATGATCCGGATCACTCGTACCCAGGTTCCCACCATGCAATAGCCGTATCGGTCCGGTGCTTTCTCCGCCAACACCGTAACACGGGCGCCGTCTCGCCTCAGCAAGCGCAGTTGTTCAGGTGTCCCATCCAATTGAAAGCGCTTTCTTTCTTTTGTTACCAAAATCCAGCACCCGCCCTGGATATCCAGGTAACGCATGGTGCCGGACAAGAGAAACGGCTCCCCCTCCGCGGCCGGCCCAACCTTTTCCATTATACTCCTGCCGACCGCCGGGTTTGCCACTGTACCACACATCATGATCATCGCCAACAATCCGATACCTACTTTTTTACCCATGAGCACCACCCCCTTGCCCCGTATTCTGCGGGGATGGCTGAATCCTTATCCCTTGTCTGGTAAATTCGTTCTCAGCCTGGGGCGAGCTTTCTTCGTTTCGTTGCAAAAAGCGCATAACGGAAAATTGAATGACCAGACAGGCCCTAGACAAAACGACCGTGTCCGTACAATTTCTCCGCCATACGGATAGCGAATGGATCGGTCATTCCGGCGATATAATCGCAGACAATCCGTTCTTTTGCTTCCGGGTGCTCCTCAATCCGTTGGCGGTCATGGAAGGGGAGCAGCTGGATCTCTTCCGACATCGCTTCAAACAGGGAGCGGACGATACGTCCACCTTTAAAAGCCATGGCCTGAACAGAGGGGGAGCGGATCACCCGCTCATCCACCCTCTGTTTCAGCTGCTGATTCAATCGTTGCAATTCTTCCGGCAGACGTGCCCGATAGCGAATTCGGGGAGAATAGGACGGCTCCCCTTCCTCGGTGATGACCAGATGATTGACGAAACACGAGATGAGATAGGCAAACAATTGTTTTAGATCGTGTTTGAAATCCGGGTGGCGGGGATTTAAGCGATCCAGCATCTGAACGGCTGCATCCCACTCTTCCCATTTTCCTGCTTCCCCGTTTTGACGAAGCACCTCCTGCAGTTCCTCCAGATGGACCCACCCCAGATTGACGGCGTCTTCCAGATCGTGGGTGGCATAAGCCACATCGTCCGCCAGCTCGATGATGGAGCACTCCAACGTAAGCCGAAGGCATCGCTCGATGCCGGGATGAACCGGATCCGGTTCCCGTTTCAGGTAGAATTCCCGTTCCTCCGGCGAAAAAGGAGCCAGCACCCATTCAAACGCATCCCGATCTGCGTCAAACACACTGGATTTAGGGGGATATTTCTCGGTTCTATCGGGATCGGTCACTGCATCTTGCAACACGACGGGGTATTTCATCACCGACAACAACAACCCCCTCGTCAGGTTGAGTCCCCGCCCCTGCTTTCCCTCCAATCGGGTCAAAATGCGAAAGGTCTGGGCATTTCCTTCAAACCCCCCATGATCCTGCATGCACCCGTGTAATGCCATTTCCCCATCGTGGCCGAACGGGGGGTGACCCAGGTCATGGGCAAGGGCGGCTGCCTCGATCAGGGAGATATCGATCCGGCAATCGTCCCGGCGCAAGGCTTCGGTTCGTTGGTTAAGGGAATGGGCCATCCCCCTGGCGATCTGCGCTGCTTCCATGGAATGGGTGAGTCGGGTGCGGTGCAGATCCCCCACATCCACTCCGATCACTTGTTTTTTCGACTGCAACCGTCGAAAGGATGCACCGTGGATGATCCGCCCGTGATCCCGTTCAAAATCGTCCCGGATTTCCAGGCGCGATCGGGAAACATCCTGATGCCGCCTCTCCCGGTCCTGTTTGTCGTAAAAAGGGTTTGTTCGGTTGGACAGGTACATCGCCATTCCTCCTTGACGCCCGGCTGAGGGTCCACCTTTATTGTATGCCACCTGCCGCGGCGACCCAACCCCATCGTTACAGAAGAAAAAAATATCAGTAGGCAGCCGCGCTTCCGTCTGTCCGAGGCTCCGTACCCGCTGCCAACACACCCGCTTCATTGCGGAGAATCATCTGTCCCCGGCCAAACAATCCGGCATCAGGGGCGACCCGAATATCGTGCCCCCTGTCCAGCAACCCCTGAACGATCCAGCCGGGGACTCCCTGCTCCACCTGAATGGTCTTTCCTTCGGTCCAACACCATCGCGGCGCATCCAGCGCGCTTTGCGGGTTGAGATGAAAATCGACCAGATTGGATACCACCTGCAAATGTCCTTGGGGTTGCATAAACCCGCCCATCACCCCAAAGGGGCCCACCGCTTCCCCGCCCCGAGTCAAAAATCCGGGAATGATGGTATGATAGGTTCGTTTACCCGGCTCCAGCACATTAACGTGATCAGGCTCTAAAGAGAAGGTATGACCCCGGTTTTGCAGAGCGATACCGGTGCCGGGTACGACGATGCCGGAGCCGAAGCCCATATAATTACTCTGGATAAAGGAAACCATGTTTCCCTCCCCATCTGCTGCGGCCAGATAGACCGTTCCGCCGACATCCGGTTTGACTCCCCGGTATTCCCGCGCTTCCTCTCCCAACCGATCGCGCTGCTTCAGGGCAAACGCGTCCGATAACAGCTCTTCAACGGTCCATTCCATCTTTCGGGGATCCGTAATCGTCTCCCGGCCGATGGCAAACGCCAACTTGATCGCTTCCATCTGCCGGTGGTAGGTGTCGATCCGCTCCCGCCCGGCGAACCCTTTCTCCTCCAATAACTGAAGGGCGAGCAGGGTTACCAAGCCCTGACCATTGGGCGGAATTTCCCATACCTCATGTCCCCGGTATGATACATGGATGGGATCCACCCACTCCGGACGGTAATCGGCAAGATCTTCTGCGCGCAACACCCCGCCTGTCGCCCGGGCATAGGTGTCGATTCGTTCAGCCAACTCTCCGCGATAAAACGACTCCGCCCCGGTTTCGGCGATCAGGCGCAGGGTACGCCCATGGCCGGGAGAACGCCACATCTCCCCCGCACGGGGGGCGCGCCCCTCCGGGGCGAACACCCGGAACCACTCCCGGTACCAGTCTCCCTCCCACCGTTGTTCCGCCGTCCGAACGGCACGGGACCAGAATGTCGCCAGAACCGGTGACAGCGGATATCCTTCCTCGGCATACCGGATCGCCGGCTCCAACACGGCTGTCAGGGGAAGCTTGCCCCAGCGTTCCACCAATGCCGCCCACGCGGCCGGAGCACCGGGTACCGTCACCGGCAGCCAACCATAGGCGGGCATCGTTTCCCGTCCCGCCTCCTTTAGCAAATCCGGCGTCAAAGCAGCGGGAGCGGGACCACTGGCGTTCAAGCCGTATAAGTTTCCCCCGGTCCATACCAAAGCGAAAGCATCTCCGCCGATGCCATTGGAAGTGGGTTCCAATACCGTCAGGGCTGCTGCCGTAGCCACCGCTGCATCGACGGCGTTTCCTCCCTTTCGCAACACTTCCAATCCCGCCTCCGCTGCCAGGGGTTGCGATGTGGCCACCACTCCGTTCTTCGCGTATACGGTCCTCCGTTGCGATGGATAGGGATAGTGCGTCTGGCTCCAATCCATGTCTCCCATCCTTTCTCCATACAGCTCCCGTTTTCATCTTATTGCAACGAGCCGGGAATGAAAAGTGGGAGCCGACACGGGGACTGTAAGGAACAGCTACGAGGGAAACGTGGACTCAGAAAAATCGCTCTGCCAAAATGGATGGGTCCTCCATAGCCAACTTCATGCCTTTCACACCCATGCAAAAGGCCTTCGGCGTCTGTCCGAGGCTTCTTTTGGATCGATAGGGGACGCGTTTCGTTTATTCAGCAAAGGAGTAGTGTCAGGCAAAAATAGATTCCGTCTATAGGAACAAGACAATGAAGCCGACTGAATCAGTCGGCTTCATTGTCTTGTTCCCTTTTTCGTCATTTCCATTCCGCCACCTGCCCCGCTTCCACCTTTACCGGTTTGGAAACGTGCGGCTTGTCTTGGGGGAAGCGGACTTGCCACCACCCAGGCACCAAATCCGTCTTCCCGAAGAAACCGTTTCCGTCGGTTACCACCTGGATGCGTTCCTTGCCTCTTTTCAGTTCCACCACGGCCCCGTCCAATGGAGTGCCGGAAGCATCCCGGACTCGTCCCATGAGATGGCCCCGCTGCGGTTGTTCTTTCCATGGTATGGCCGGCACGGCGGCCGCTTCGGCAAATACCGGAGGATGATGATCCGTCCCTTTCGTCAGCGCGCCCAGCAGGGCTTCCCGGGGTTCCCCGTCCATATTGGTGACGGCGTAACTGTACAGGCTCACCCCCGTAAGACGGTTTCCTGTATCAGACGGCGCTTGAGCCCGTGCAATTTGGGCCAGGCTGCCGTCGATGGAATTAAGGTAGAGGGCAGGACCCGCAGCGAGGTGTCGCTCATAGGGCCGGTCTTTTTGCCACGAAATCCACTGATCGTACCATCGGCGTTGATCGGGGACGTGTTCCCGGTCGTAGTTCATGGGAAGAGCCAGATCGATCGTTCCTTCCGCAAGCCAACCGTCCCAATCCTGCATCACTTGCTGCATGGGAGCCGATTGGCGATATTCTTCTTCATCGGCGGGTCCTGCCCCCCACGCAATCACTGCCGCCGACACTTTCACATCCGGACGGACGGCGATGGAGCGAAGGTAAACCTGGCGCATCAGGTGATCCACCTGTCGACGGCGCCACTCCTTCCACTCCTCATCTGTGGGGTCCGGCCGGTCGATCCGGCCGGTTTGGGATTGGAAGCGTTGCAGGCTGGTGGGGTTGTAGCCCCAGTCCGGACCCATGTAGCGGACTAAGTCCAAATGAATGCCATCCACCGGATACTGCCGCACCACGTTCACATATTGGTCAGCAGTATAATCAACCGCATCCGGGTGACCCGGATCCAATACAAAGTCGGCCCCGCTGCGGTTGGCTCCGTCCACCCGCTCCATCAACCAGTAATCTCTCTCCTGAGCGGACGGGCCGTGCCGGTTGAACACATGATACGGGGAGCGGGGCGGTGTCGCCGAATTCCAAATGGGCAGGGTGGCCAGCCAGGCATGCACCTCCATCCGGGGTTCAGCTCCATGGGCTTTGTCAATTAGGTCTTGTAACGCATCAAAACCGGGATCCAGGGCCGGGTCCTCCGTCCGCGGCTCCAGGGCGCGGCCAAAGTACGCATCCCCGCGGCGGCGCACCTGCACAATCACGGCATTGGCGTTGGCCCGGCGGACATCCTCCAACAACCGGTCCACTTGCTCTGGAGTTTTAAACCCGTCATGAAAGGCATCCACCCAAAACGCTCGAAACTCTTCCGGCCGGTCCCCACCGGACGCTTCCACCGGAATAAGTGAAGGATAAACCAAAGCCAGCGACAGCAGCAGAATGCTGCCTGTTCTCATGATTCATCCTCCCCCGGCTGCCTGCTGAAACCGGCCATTTGTGCCCCGATCCGATCCTGGAGAGCCCGTTCCGATTCCGGTGTATAGCCGTTCATCATGATC is a genomic window of Desmospora profundinema containing:
- a CDS encoding gamma-glutamyltransferase family protein gives rise to the protein MDWSQTHYPYPSQRRTVYAKNGVVATSQPLAAEAGLEVLRKGGNAVDAAVATAAALTVLEPTSNGIGGDAFALVWTGGNLYGLNASGPAPAALTPDLLKEAGRETMPAYGWLPVTVPGAPAAWAALVERWGKLPLTAVLEPAIRYAEEGYPLSPVLATFWSRAVRTAEQRWEGDWYREWFRVFAPEGRAPRAGEMWRSPGHGRTLRLIAETGAESFYRGELAERIDTYARATGGVLRAEDLADYRPEWVDPIHVSYRGHEVWEIPPNGQGLVTLLALQLLEEKGFAGRERIDTYHRQMEAIKLAFAIGRETITDPRKMEWTVEELLSDAFALKQRDRLGEEAREYRGVKPDVGGTVYLAAADGEGNMVSFIQSNYMGFGSGIVVPGTGIALQNRGHTFSLEPDHVNVLEPGKRTYHTIIPGFLTRGGEAVGPFGVMGGFMQPQGHLQVVSNLVDFHLNPQSALDAPRWCWTEGKTIQVEQGVPGWIVQGLLDRGHDIRVAPDAGLFGRGQMILRNEAGVLAAGTEPRTDGSAAAY
- a CDS encoding family 10 glycosylhydrolase; translated protein: MRTGSILLLSLALVYPSLIPVEASGGDRPEEFRAFWVDAFHDGFKTPEQVDRLLEDVRRANANAVIVQVRRRGDAYFGRALEPRTEDPALDPGFDALQDLIDKAHGAEPRMEVHAWLATLPIWNSATPPRSPYHVFNRHGPSAQERDYWLMERVDGANRSGADFVLDPGHPDAVDYTADQYVNVVRQYPVDGIHLDLVRYMGPDWGYNPTSLQRFQSQTGRIDRPDPTDEEWKEWRRRQVDHLMRQVYLRSIAVRPDVKVSAAVIAWGAGPADEEEYRQSAPMQQVMQDWDGWLAEGTIDLALPMNYDREHVPDQRRWYDQWISWQKDRPYERHLAAGPALYLNSIDGSLAQIARAQAPSDTGNRLTGVSLYSYAVTNMDGEPREALLGALTKGTDHHPPVFAEAAAVPAIPWKEQPQRGHLMGRVRDASGTPLDGAVVELKRGKERIQVVTDGNGFFGKTDLVPGWWQVRFPQDKPHVSKPVKVEAGQVAEWK
- a CDS encoding anti-phage deoxyguanosine triphosphatase, with translation MYLSNRTNPFYDKQDRERRHQDVSRSRLEIRDDFERDHGRIIHGASFRRLQSKKQVIGVDVGDLHRTRLTHSMEAAQIARGMAHSLNQRTEALRRDDCRIDISLIEAAALAHDLGHPPFGHDGEMALHGCMQDHGGFEGNAQTFRILTRLEGKQGRGLNLTRGLLLSVMKYPVVLQDAVTDPDRTEKYPPKSSVFDADRDAFEWVLAPFSPEEREFYLKREPDPVHPGIERCLRLTLECSIIELADDVAYATHDLEDAVNLGWVHLEELQEVLRQNGEAGKWEEWDAAVQMLDRLNPRHPDFKHDLKQLFAYLISCFVNHLVITEEGEPSYSPRIRYRARLPEELQRLNQQLKQRVDERVIRSPSVQAMAFKGGRIVRSLFEAMSEEIQLLPFHDRQRIEEHPEAKERIVCDYIAGMTDPFAIRMAEKLYGHGRFV
- a CDS encoding carbon-nitrogen family hydrolase, with amino-acid sequence MRISLIQMDVAFGDPAVNQRRVAKKLAQVVEREHPDVVALPEMWNAGYDLTRLDRIADRGELVEWMGQKSREYGITLMGGSIAEVKDGGHYNASYVFSPQGDVVAQYRKLHLFRLMEEEKFLLPGPEGPVTFPIGGYRAGMIICYDVRFPEMVRSLALEGAELLFVSAEWPHPRLNHWRILNQARAIENQMAVAAINRVGSDPNNTFCGHSMVLDPWGKVLAEGGEGEETLTVDLELAEVARIRRQIPVFEDRVPHMYRIGVSP
- a CDS encoding trans-sulfuration enzyme family protein, yielding MSHTQNRSTRLIHGTSQPCEQTGALAPPLVQTSTFVFRDWQEGARRFAGEEEGYVYTRLGNPTVSQLEEKVADLEGAEAAVAFASGMGAVSGALMGLLGHGDHLLCSRGIYGCTHGLLGWMKEKMNVCTTFVDRPSRERLEKAVRPETKVLYLETPVNPTLEIIDLNEVCLWAKERGIKVVVDNTFATPILQRPLEWGADLVLHSATKYIGGHGDVIGGVLCGSSQLIGPIRDQLRKDVGAVLSPFDAWLLLRGIRTLAVRMERHVANAEKIARLLLAHPAVKKVDYPGLPNHPQYRLAQRQMDLPGGMVSFQVCGGLEGARLFLDRLKMCLLTVSLGDVATLVQHPASMTHAIVPEEERSAMGITDDLIRLSVGIEDISDIWTDLEQALHPLSEQVGECGKEEFSCKKSS